The DNA window CGATGACGGGtcagtaaaaattaaaatcagtaTCTGAAGTTACGGGTAGTCTCATAAACGAAGACAATATCTCTAGTCTATCATATAACTTCATAATGCCATGTAGATAATATCTGTAAGTGAGTTACTCAAGATATCAAGATTTCACTCAATAACAGATAATACTTTATTGTAATACATTTTGTACCAAAGCTAGTCATTTATATCGTAGTAAACACTATGCCTgtagaaaaagtttcaaatcgcATATATGCACAAAAATGCGCGTGATAGCTTGCGATGCAGCTGAAAAAAAGATCATTTTTCCGAAACAAGctggaatgaaattaaatttctatcACAATATTGAGGAATAAGATTAATTCACATTACGTTAGGTTCTCGAATAATTCCGGTGAATAAGGATATTCCAGTGCTGTGATGGTATATTGCATAATGATATGGTCGATCGACTTCAAATCTCAGCGGAGGTTCCTCGATATATGCGCACATTAAAACTAAGGCTACAcctaaacaaaaaaaaaaattgtcttgaAATAGTACATTTCAATCaggaactattattatttataaatcaaATAAGCAGTATACGTACAATTTAGAGTTTGAAAGACATTTTATGACTCATTTTGTTAATACGAAGATCCAGAAGATTAGTGGTGAATTATGATATTTTTGCACATAATTATATCTACGAAAATCAATTGAAGGCACATGCAAATTAAGTTTAatacattgaaaataaatagtgatgtgtataataaaaaaaatgtaaaaattaccAAAGCTCTTAGCGTGGTATGAAAACGTACATAAATTATTCGCTAAAATATATTGTAAGAATATGCGATAAGAAATTGTGAACGGAACCAAAAAGTAGTGGTGAGAAAGTTGCATAGCTTACTGTGCAAATTCCCTTTTCTGTCTTCTAGAATTCAGCCTCAGTGGTGAATAAAAAGGAGGCTAAATGTACTGCTGGATCGTAAAACTCGATTGGTATATACAATATTGTTGTAAGACATTAAAATAACGTCTGAGAAAATGTTCAAAAACTATTGCAGAAAATTAAATGACGCGAAGGCAGAGAGAAATGGTGATATGCGATTCAATGGAGGCAAAAGTACAGGATTAAATTAGGGTCAGTGCACTGCTGTGATGTTCGCAGAACTTTGACTTAccagtagcagcagcagcttcGCTACCTTCCTCGTTTACTTCGATGAATGCTTTTTGGATGACTTTGCTAACTTTGAGTGGAGTATCAGATATACCAGAGAAGTCAGCCTCTTCTCCAAACATGTCAGTCATTCCCAACTAAAAGTAGACGTGTACAGTggatagaaaaataatcagcaaCTCAAACTTCTTATAGTTAGTTATTCTAGGACaggttttttttgaaattacatGAATTGGACAGAAATTTGGTAGCAAAAGAATTCCAGAAGTTATGCAATACACACAAGTTGTTTAGAGAAATTCGATCAGTTGCtatttataatgaaaagtTGCAATTTACTTCGTATGTTACCTTTTCAAGTGTCTCTTGGAGATCTAAAGTACTTTCTATCTTGAATTTTGGCAAGAAAAGCTCGACGTCGCTGGGATACGATTTTTGCAAACTTTGTTTCAGATTCACTTGATGAAGATTATCCTGAATTTTTTGGAGGCCATCCACTTCGTACGGTACAATGATTATCATACTCAGCTCGTCTCCctgagaaatagaaaaaaaattaaaatatttgtgaAGCAGATTATCCTATGAATCTCTGATAGTACATGACTAGACCGGGTACATGACACATCTCCAATTGATCCTCAAGTCTCTATACCTGGTACGGGATCTCGATGAATCTCGCACTCAACTCTGGAAGATCGCCAAATCGCAGTTTGTGTTTTATGAACATGGTAGGTACACATTTTGTAGTGTGTTCATCGATGTGGAAAGGTCTATCTTTCGTCAAAGcgggattaaattttttgtcccATTGTCCTTTGAAATATACTGCGTTCACAAGTACCAATTTTGTGTCTGAGTTGAGGCAGTCTATGAACAGGGACTCAGTTAAATGTCTTGAAAAGTTCTATAACTCCACAAGTTCTTCCAACTCGAAGAAGATTACAATTCCAACAAAACTTGCCAGATTCGGTTGCAGACATAAGTATTTACCTTCAGTAATTAAATCCTTAATACGTTTGTTAGTTTTCTCCTCGCACCAAGTATTGATTGTTTTAGAAGCTTGTGTCGGGTCGTTGAAGTCAACTTCCTCACTCGaggagtaaaattttttagacgTCAACTCTTTGTACTCAGGTTTTACTTCAAACTGAGAAGctgtgtatattttattagcaAGACGTAATTCCACTCCTTTCACagcctgaaaaaaattctggtcaaatttttttcaaagtaaatcCGGAGCACACATTCTCACATGCAAGGATAAATAGAGCGGAACTGCTGTCGTGCAGCTTTTAGAAAGTACCAACAccagaataaattatttgcatTACTTACGTTCAATGTTTCGATAAGAGACTGATAACCCGATTGGCCTACTTCATTCTCAGTGGGAATGAATAAACAAGAGCGCATTTGAGTTGCGGTTCTGCCACCTGCTCCGTAGGCAGCCATCGCCAGCACTACCTGAGCGCTCAACGGCGACATGATCAAGTTGCCAGGTTTGTCATTACCGACGGtctgaaatatcaaaatattgaagaaacaGTCCATAGAAGCTTACAAAACTAATTAAAATCCCTGTAAATTCTatcatttacaaattttgcaGTTCAAATAGGCACAAAAAATGTAATGCACACGTAACATATAAATGGGTATCAGAGAAGTTTTGTCACCGAAAATAAACTATCATTTCTCACTGGATCATTAAAGAATCTGAGTAAAGTAATTGCGTTTAAACATACCTTTAAGAAATTGTTACCAAATTGGCCAGTAGTTTCAGCTACGGCATGAAGTCCAACGTTTCCAGCCATAATCGTTGGCTCAAACTGCTATCGCAGCAACAATATCGACAGGCGGTAATAATACTGAAACAAGAATCAGAGTTTTGCAGTAAATACATAAATGCCAAGCGAATTCTGTATATGAATTATTTCCGCTTCTTATCCTGCATTGCAAATCGACCAAAAGTTATGACTGCGACGAGtgataaaaacgaaatttcatATATACAGTTACAAGATTCTGCATGCGGTGGCAAGCATAATTACGAATTAGACTGATTAAGCAATTCATGAAAGCGGGATTAAAACGgagattattttcatttctcactTATCAAGCGTTAATTATCGAACGGTGCCTCAGGCCGAGTGCAAGATAGGCGCATTTATCGATGATAAATAGGACACCGGTGTACGCCTACGAATCCTACAATCATACTAGGAATGTTTGTGCGCTGTAATTCCTGCGTACGCAGTAGGTTGTGAGTCATCCGGAAAAAACGCGACTCTTCGGCTAGACGGCTACGGAGATAGGAGGGGGAAAAGGCGTCGTTCGGATTCTAGTTGTCTTATACCTATATTCGTTGCTCTACCGCGGAAGGACTTTCTTTACGTACCAGACGAAGATATCAGATCAGAGCGAAACGGGTTTATAGGATAAAAATAGACTAGTTCCTAAATACGTTGGACGGACAGATCGTGGTATAAGAGCAACTGATGATCGCCactaaaaaaaacttctttgACTTCATaccggtgaaatttttcaacgtttcatgTATTTTCCGTGCGTATCGCAAGTCGTAAGCGCAGTAACGTTACTTGAAatcgaagaaataatttaactaAGATTTTTCCGCAAATAATATTAACTTAAACAAGTCTTAAAAAAGATAACAATGTCGCTTATCATTTGTGTCCTGTCATTGAAaccaataaatttttatccttaGAACAATCTGTTCCAAATTTGAAAGGAAGAAAGCTATTTGGAATGCAAATTCAAAAGTTTCACAAATGTACTGGAATGTATCGTGTTTCATCACAGCATGTATTCTATAATGCTGATTTAGGtatagaagaagaaaaaattatggtgCTGAAATTCACCTGTATGCCAGTAGTCTATACAGTtgggaaaattatttttaccggCATAGCATTCTCACTGAATTGCAATAAGCCGATGCCAATTGTGTTGCTATTATAccgaataataaaaataaaagtgaagcaaacgattgtaaaaaaattttaatgcacCCGCATTATTATTACATGTGCATGCAAACAGCATCAAACGATTTCTGAATCAATCCGCGACATTTAGATCACAAAAACGTAGAAATTACGTATCACTACATTCATCATTCATCATCTACAGTATACAATCCAGTTGGAATGTACATTTGAAATTGCAGTTTTTCGATTCCACTATTTCCTTTTTGTACTcgttgggggggggggcattGGTAGTCTAGATTCCGCATTTTGGTCagatttattttgtagaagcttcagccgccatcttgaaattACGGAGGTATTGTTTTTGTTAAATGTAATTGTAAGGAACTTAATCGTCTACAACTTTGGTATGAACAAGATTTTGCCTACAATCGATGTTTTCCGACTCAAACCGTAAATTCAAGATAGCGGCTGAAGCCACTGCAGAATCTGGTTGAAATTCTGATTTTCTGTGCTGGATTTAGACTACcaatgcccccccccccccccgtcccTCCTTCGCCAAATGATTACGAAAAGAATaacgatattgaaaaattgtcatttaagttcgttttttttttttttttttttttttttttttgacagagCGGATGTTATAATGACACATAACGGCTTACCGTTAGATGATATTCTGCGGTTGAAACAGAGGTGTGTAGAAACTTGCGAAAGGTAGATATCAGAAACAAGAACAGCTTGGCAAATAATAATCCTACGTCCGCAACGCACGGAATACAAAACTGAACTGAGAGCAAATAACGGACTGCTCCGTTAGGTAATCGGTGATTTCGGGTTTAGAACTGTCAGTTTCAATTTCACCGTTTAAGATAAACACGTTTACAGATTACCACACCTTTGATCGAAGATAACTGATCGTATGACGCATCAAAACACTTGAACGCTCTCATTGAAACACTTCTATACTTTGGCAACGACACCGAGTGGATCCATATATTAATTGCTTACACGTCTGCAGTTGAAGATTAGAACAATTCGTAGAGGTGTAAGAGTGTAATATAGAACACCTACGTACGAGAATATAAATACCTATACCAGTTACTGTTCTTTTCAGTACACAATAGATTAACCGGCTTAAAACTCACTCAATAATTTCATGTATCAGATGCGGGTCAGCGCTAACTACGCTTTTTAATTAAACCGTCACGCGTGGACGTTGAGCGTCCGTGTAATACTTGGACAAGAAGTTTTAACTTCTATgcaaataacatttttcacgatCAATGCTAGTATTCGCGAGTAACGATGATATCGTTATGGAAATTTTTAGATATTTCTTTCAAAGAACGACTCTTTTCAAGTTCACTTCTTCCTGTTGGCTGTATGCTAGTGCGAAATGTGCCAAGATTTTCATGTCGTTGGAGTTAAAAACTACCGAATATAAATTCCTGCTATTCTACGCCTTTGCGGTTTTCTCCTCAAGTTTAGCGAAATTGCATTGTTTGATCGATAGATTGATAGAaggtatttaaaattttgacaatttctCCAACACTTGCAGTCAAACTGTTCTTCAATTCTTTTCCACCTGTCGATCatctatgaaaatattcattattccAGGGTATAATGATTCGTGAAAATTACAtgtttgcatttttattatacatatattatagtTTTATTAACCACAAAtaattgcataaaatttcGATCCACTTACgagttatatatttttcatttacggCACATAGTATACTAATAATATTAGCTTTAAATTGACACAACTATTTACTGGTAAAATTTAGGACTGTTCTTATAAGTATCTCGGGATTTCAAATCCCTTTACACTACATAAATTGTTGCTTTTATTCGCAACTATTACAGTCGAGACACAATTTGGCATGTATCGATTATTTATTCTCTAGAGTTTTATCGTTTGGCACGGTTGAGCTGCCGATTCAGGTTTGCAAGATAAAGCTACTGCATTTCTACAAACTTGATTTGGCGTTAATAATCTACGTAaatattcgatgaaaattatgGCACTGGATTCGTCACACGGCCGATGAACAATGGCACAATATTTTCTAGCTTGCCCTCGGTAGTTTTGTGCAATAGTACGATCGCATAAAGGAATGGGCGGTCAACTGATATTTCATGTGGCATTATCAAACACCGATCTTCTATGAACATtgctgaaacaaaaatatcgttattCGTCTAATTAGTATATGGGTGAATCattgtttttataattattattattttttttctctcaacggaaatatttttgatagtAAAAGATTTATCCCACTTACGATTAATGCATGCTTGTGAacaagaaatatatttttttctgtaccaTAATGGAAGCCGggtgtttattttcttccattcATTCGTGATTCATGATGATGATTAGTAGAGAAATCCCAATGGCGTGAATTTTCGTTCGATCTCGCAGTTTTTGGAATTGCGATATCTCgatgtaaaaattgtttaatagCGAATTGCGTGTTTGCTGGGAATTGAGGTGATTTAACACACACGATAGTTAGTCATGcggttgaattttattcgtatGTTCAACGATGTATATACCACAAAGCGTAGCATACATCACAGTGGCTGActtattttgttaaaaatgatgtacttgaaaacaaatgtgtataaatatgtcgtataaaaatttctattgaAAGTGTTTACGACACTTTTAGCACTTTTGTCGAGTGATTAGGGTCTGGTGAGCAGGCCAGTGACAATGATTGTTCCGCTTGAAGTATGCCTAATAGCGAACAGTGCCGAACGATCAACATGAAAAGATTCTGGCTGATTTTCTGTAACTCGTGCCATCTTGAAGGTAGCAGTGATACCTGcaagtataagaaaaaaaaattaataacaaagaCCCATTTTCGAAGCATTTTTTAACACCCGGACGGCATGTAATAATTTGCGATAGCCTAAATCAGCTTTAGGTTTGTCGTATGAGTGAAAACGTTGATGATTGAATCACGTAAGCTTGTTATTTCGAGGAgtttattatttgaataattataagcTTCTCCGGAGGTAGTACATAAAATcgatttgtataaatttaagAGTAGAGgcacgattatttatttatcagtTCAGCGTCCATGATGTCGCAAAGGAAATGTGACGACGTGAGAAAAGAATATCAGAATCCCTCTCCACGTGATGATCGTTAAAAATGGACGATTTATCTTCAGGCGTTGAGTATTTTCGTCGAATAACGATCTGTAGCTCAATGTTTCCCCTAAAACAAATACAGTACACGTTTATCACAGTCTTAGGAGCTTATCGATCAATGCTCAATCGGCGCATTAATAGACTGAGTTTGGTATAAATTACTTTTTCCAAAAGGGAATAAGGAATGCTGACATTGTTGAGTAGACCGAAAATAAAGCCGATGGACgtataaaaattcgtaaaataaGAACcatgaaattgcaaaaaattgttcCTCCTGAAGCAAAACTATAATAAGAGGCCAATTGTCTtacaattggaaaaaatttacccGCGGTTTTAGACGAGGCAACGCATTTCAAGTAAGTGATAAATATTAACTTATCTAATTATCGCATTGTCGTACCTTAATTACAGCCCCTTGTGGACTCCTGCGAAAATTGGTACATTGTGGGTTACAGATTTGATTTCGTAATAGAAGGGACGATCGACCTTGAATTCTGGAGGTTCGGACGGTACGGGTGAACTGTAGGCCACTGCAAAACCAGCTGCAAAGtagcagataaaaaaattactgtaatTTATTAATATGGGAGAAGAAGACGATAAGACTCACAAGGATAAAAAGGGCAATCAATGAGGAGTTTTGATTTGGTGAATTCTTATTTCCATTCTTCTAAACTCAGCATCTCTGTAGAAACTATGAAACATGCGAGTATAAACTATTCAATatcaccaaaaaaaaaaaaaaatcacgagaAGCATAGCATTTTTGATAATCAAAAATCAACGCTtcatgaagaaaaaaaactcgcGGAAATTCGTACCGAGCGATTTTCGTGCAAAGAATTCCTAAgcaattttagaaaatattttttccaatctgGGATTTTTATGCAAGTTACACGAAGCGGTAGTTTAAacataaataaacaaacaaacaatgctataattcatttattacgtctatatatatttcatgCTGATATCGTTTATGCATAATGAAACTAAAGGTATAACACACGTACAGATGTACCtattacgtaaaaaaaaactaataataataataactatatgCAGCTATGTTTCATGTCAACAGGCACATAAAACATTATGTTATAATAAAGTCGTCGCGTAATTATTGTTGGTCTGGTGAAGTATGTATAGAATTAGCAATAATgagtaatgaatttttaaatacgttAATTTCTAAAACTTCTAAAGTGATGAGTGATGTCGAGAAGTTTCCGCTTCGGATTAATTGGGCCGAGCGACCGAAGCCTCAAAGAGTACAATTCTTGTTCGCAGGTGAGTTACGAATACTATAAATGGCCTGTCCACTGAGAAGGCATTTGAGTCAAGTGCAACCAACGACATGGGTCGGATGAAAGCTGCTGTAAAGGACAAAAAATGATAGATCTGAACGTGTTCCAATTCacagaataattttaaaaacacaCGAAAACACAAAcggaccg is part of the Neodiprion virginianus isolate iyNeoVirg1 chromosome 5, iyNeoVirg1.1, whole genome shotgun sequence genome and encodes:
- the LOC124305644 gene encoding antichymotrypsin-2-like isoform X2, producing the protein MAGNVGLHAVAETTGQFGNNFLKTVGNDKPGNLIMSPLSAQVVLAMAAYGAGGRTATQMRSCLFIPTENEVGQSGYQSLIETLNAVKGVELRLANKIYTASQFEVKPEYKELTSKKFYSSSEEVDFNDPTQASKTINTWCEEKTNKRIKDLITEDCLNSDTKLVLVNAVYFKGQWDKKFNPALTKDRPFHIDEHTTKCVPTMFIKHKLRFGDLPELSARFIEIPYQGDELSMIIIVPYEVDGLQKIQDNLHQVNLKQSLQKSYPSDVELFLPKFKIESTLDLQETLEKLGMTDMFGEEADFSGISDTPLKVSKVIQKAFIEVNEEGSEAAAATGVALVLMCAYIEEPPLRFEVDRPYHYAIYHHSTGISLFTGIIREPNE
- the LOC124305644 gene encoding serpin B6-like isoform X1: MAGNVGLHAVAETTGQFGNNFLKTVGNDKPGNLIMSPLSAQVVLAMAAYGAGGRTATQMRSCLFIPTENEVGQSGYQSLIETLNAVKGVELRLANKIYTASQFEVKPEYKELTSKKFYSSSEEVDFNDPTQASKTINTWCEEKTNKRIKDLITEDCLNSDTKLVLVNAVYFKGQWDKKFNPALTKDRPFHIDEHTTKCVPTMFIKHKLRFGDLPELSARFIEIPYQGDELSMIIIVPYEVDGLQKIQDNLHQVNLKQSLQKSYPSDVELFLPKFKIESTLDLQETLEKLGMTDMFGEEADFSGISDTPLKVSKVIQKAFIEVNEEGSEAAAATGIMLQARCMIFSAELAVDHPFVYMIVSLTQSSSDDDGDIVSLFSGHVVDPSL